One genomic segment of Brassica napus cultivar Da-Ae chromosome A3, Da-Ae, whole genome shotgun sequence includes these proteins:
- the LOC106361781 gene encoding aldehyde dehydrogenase family 2 member C4: MENGKCNGGATAKLPEIKFTKLFINGQFLDAASGKTFETIDPRNGEVIAKIAAGDKEDVDLAVNAARHAFDHGPWPRMTGFERARIINKYTDLIQQNIEELAALDAVDGGKLFQVGKMNDIPAAAGHFRYYAGAADKIHGETLRMTRPSLFGYTLKEPIGVVGHIIPWNFPSIMFAMKVAPALAAGCTMVVKPAEQTPLSALFYAHLSKEAGFPDGVINVVTGFGSTAGAAIASHMDIDKVSFTGSTDVGRKIMQAAATSNLKKVSLELGGKSPLLIFDDADVNKAAELALLGCFYNKGEICVASSRVFVQEGIYDKVVAKMVEKVKDWPVGDPFDSTSRQGPQVDKKQYEKVLSYIEHGKNEGATLLTGGNAIGDKGYYIEPTIFADVTDDMKIYKEEIFGPVMSLMKFKTMEEGIKCANNTKYGLAAGIVSQNVDVINTVSRSIKAGVIWVNCYFAFDLDSPYGGYKMSGNCRESGMDALDSYLQVKSIAMPLHNSPWM, from the exons atgGAGAACGGTAAATGCAACGGAGGCGCGACGGCGAAGTTACCGGAGATCAAATTCACCAAGCTTTTCATTAACGGCCAGTTCCTTGATGCTGCTTCAG GTAAAACCTTTGAAACCATAGACCCAAGGAACGGTGAAGTGATCGCGAAAATAGCAGCAGGAGACAAAGAAGACGTTGACTTGGCCGTTAACGCTGCACGTCACGCCTTCGATCATGGTCCTTGGCCTCGAATGACTGGCTTC GAGAGGGCAAGGATTATCAACAAATATACAGACTTAATACAGCAGAATATTGAAGAATTGGCTGCTCTTGATGCGGTTGACGGCGGAAAATTGTTCCAAGTGGGAAAAATGAATGACATTCCGGCTGCAGCCGGACATTTCCGGTACTATGCGGGTGCGGCGGATAAAATCCACGGCGAGACACTTCGAATGACACGTCCGTCTTTGTTCGGATACACACTTAAAGAACCTATTGGAGTGGTCGGCCACATCATCCCTTGGAATTTTCCAAGCATTATGTTTGCCATGAAAGTGGCTCCGGCTTTAGCTGCTGGTTGCACCATGGTGGTCAAGCCAGCAGAGCAGACACCACTCTCTGCTTTGTTCTATGCTCATCTCTCGAAAGAA GCGGGATTTCCTGATGGCGTGATCAACGTGGTGACTGGATTTGGATCAACTGCTGGAGCTGCCATTGCCTCCCATATGGACATTGACAAA GTTAGTTTCACGGGATCAACTGATGTTGGGAGGAAGATAATGCAAGCCGCAGCCACAAGCAATCTAAAAAAAGTGTCCCTTGAATTAGGCGGAAAATCGCCTCTTCTCATTTTCGATGATGCAGATGTTAACAAAGCCGCCGAACTTGCGCTACTAGGTTGCTTCTACAACAAG GGTGAGATCTGCGTGGCGAGCTCTCGTGTGTTTGTCCAAGAAGGTATATACGATAAGGTTGTAGCGAAAATGGTGGAGAAGGTTAAAGACTGGCCCGTTGGTGACCCTTTTGATTCCACTTCTCGACAAGGACCTCAA GTGGATAAAAAACAATATGAGAAGGTTCTCTCTTACATTGAGCATGGCAAAAACGAAGGAGCTACGTTATTAACTGGAGGGAACGCTATTGGAGACAAAGGATACTACATCGAACCAACTATATTCGCAGATGTCACG GACGATATGAAGATATACAAAGAAGAAATCTTTGGACCAGTTATGTCTTTGATGAAATTCAA GACTATGGAGGAAGGAATCAAATGCGCAAACAACACGAAATACGGTCTAGCAGCTGGAATAGTGAGCCAAAACGTTGACGTGATCAACACGGTTTCGAGATCAATCAAAGCTGGAGTCATTTGGGTTAACTGCTACTTCGCATTTGACCTCGACTCGCCTTACGGTGGCTACAAGATGAGTGGTAATTGTCGTGAAAGTGGCATGGACGCTCTCGATAGCTATCTTCAAGTCAAATCCATTGCTATGCCTCTTCACAACTCCCCTTGGATGTAG
- the LOC125607051 gene encoding putative defensin-like protein 257 translates to MEYIWLNTIANFETLNQHVKMKNVSLKLPLLIFILVITSNFGAEARELTELEVMAGSTSDGAIGKTLDPTHPPCKSDADCSFECPKGGFCNYTYGLCDCL, encoded by the exons ATGGAATACATATGGCTAAATACTATCGCAAACTTTGAAACTCTAAACCAACACGTGAAGATGAAGAACGTTTCTCTCAAGCTTCCACTCTTGATTTTCATTTTGGTCATCACATCTA ATTTTGGAGCAGAAGCAAGAGAGTTAACTGAACTTGAAGTTATGGCCGGAAGTACAAGTGACGGTGCCATAGGCAAGACTCTGGATCCAACACATCCACCTTGCAAGAGTGACGCCGATTGTAGCTTCGAATGTCCTAAGGGAGGATTCTGCAACTATACCTATGGGTTATGTGATTGTCTCTGA
- the LOC106359209 gene encoding probable ubiquitin-conjugating enzyme E2 37, with the protein MKANDGNGKIKAVIGFCEATSSGNNGGSRKKLSHALPPQSQKKDLCGEELTHEVSAAFKENKKPHSIGKKLSLGLKKPLVNAASLNNDLATSSFRTSASKSNNNGLNRKLSLRPLGESQLNEVSKAEVLAKTEMNENQDPKSWGEEFEKSVLEEASMPESIVVLNSEESGGEEEEEATVSLKSRLSLARRGLKCGRP; encoded by the coding sequence atGAAAGCAAATGATGGTAATGGGAAAATAAAAGCAGTGATTGGTTTCTGTGAGGCAACCTCATCTGGTAACAACGGAGGGAGCAGGAAGAAACTCTCTCATGCATTGCCTCCTCAATCTCAAAAGAAGGACTTGTGCGGTGAAGAACTCACACATGAAGTTTCAGCTGCTttcaaagaaaacaagaaaccaCACTCAATTGGAAAGAAGCTTTCTCTGGGCTTAAAGAAGCCATTGGTTAATGCAGCATCACTTAATAACGACTTGGCCACTTCAAGTTTTCGAACTTCAGCTTCAAAGAGTAACAACAATGGACTAAACCGAAAACTGTCCTTGAGACCCCTTGGAGAGTCGCAGTTGAATGAAGTTAGCAAAGCAGAGGTACTTGCGAAAACTGAAATGAATGAGAATCAAGATCCGAAAAGTTGGGGTGAAGAGTTTGAGAAGTCGGTCTTAGAAGAAGCATCAATGCCTGAATCCATTGTTGTTCTAAACAGTGAAGAAAGtggaggagaagaggaagaagaagcaacaGTCTCTTTGAAGTCAAGATTGTCATTGGCAAGGAGAGGCCTCAAGTGTGGTCGACCTTGA
- the LOC111214204 gene encoding putative defensin-like protein 257, with translation MEYIWLNTIANFETLNQHVKMKNVSLKLPLLIFILVITSNFGAEARELTEVEVMAGSSSDATIANTLDPAHPPCQRDIDCTLKCPKGGFCNDPLGLCDCS, from the exons ATGGAATACATATGGCTAAATACTATCGCAAACTTTGAAACTCTAAACCAACACGTGAAGATGAAGAACGTTTCTCTCAAGCTTCCACTCTTGATTTTCATTTTGGTCATCACATCTA ATTTTGGAGCGGAAGCAAGAGAGTTAACTGAAGTTGAAGTTATGGCCGGAAGTTCAAGTGACGCTACCATAGCCAATACTCTGGATCCAGCACATCCACCTTGCCAGAGGGACATCGATTGTACCTTGAAATGTCCCAAGGGAGGATTCTGCAACGATCCCCTTGGATTATGTGATTGTTCGTGA
- the LOC106361784 gene encoding probable ubiquitin-conjugating enzyme E2 37 translates to MAQAARLSMRMQKELKLLLSDPPHGASFPHLSSAASGSADLSSFSSIDAQMEGPEDTVYANGIFDVKIQIPERYPFQPPIVSFATQIYHPNIDNSGRICLDILNLPPKGAWQPSLNISTVLTSIRLLLTEPNPDDGLMCEVSREYKYNRQAFDYKAREMTEKYAVKVNKSGLDGSTTTLQIHETPIAPESHGDEKVSECGTSVSARNCEKPDGIKPTLAVESSLSMTYKESRDTDQQMDGNGKRKAANGFCEANTSGNNGGSRKKLSLALPPQSQKKDLCGEQLTHEVPAACKENKKPHSIVKKLSLGLKKPLVNAASLNNSLDSSSVRSANSDNNRLRGKLSLRPLGESQLNEVSKAEVLAQTEMNQNQDVTSWGGEFEKSASEEATMPESIVVLDSEESGGEEEEATVSSRSRLSLARRGSLKCGKP, encoded by the exons ATGGCTCAAGCAGCGAGATTAAGCATGAGGATGCAGAAAGAGCTGAAGCTCCTCCTCTCCGATCCACCTCACGGCGCTTCGTTTCCACACCTCTCCTCCGCCGCTTCTGGCTCCGCCgatctctcatctttctcctcaATCGATGCTC AGATGGAAGGACCTGAAGATACTGTTTACGCTAATGGAATCTTCGACGTGAAGATTCAGATTCCAGAGAG ATATCCGTTTCAGCCTCCGATTGTGTCATTTGCTACACAGATCTACCATCCTAACATCGATAACAGTGGCCGAATTTGCCTCGACATCTTGAATCTCCCTCCCAAG GGTGCTTGGCAACCATCATTGAACATCTCTACAGTGCTGACTAGCATTCGATTGTTGCTTACTGAACCCAATCCTGATGATGGCTTGATGTGTGAAGTT AGCAGGGAGTACAAATACAATAGACAAGCTTTTGATTATAAGGCCCGGGAGATGACAGAGAAGTATGCTGTCAAGGTTAACAAGTCTGGTCTTGATGGAAGCACCACCACCCTCCAAATTCACGAAACACCTATCGCACCCGAG AGTCATGGAGATGAGAAGGTTTCTGAATGTGGGACTAGTGTTTCAGCTCGAAATTGCGAAAAGCCTGATGGGATTAAGCCTACGTTAGCAGTGGAATCTTCGTTGAGCATGACATATAAAGAGAGTCGTGACACTGATCAACAAATGGATGGTAATGGGAAAAGAAAAGCAGCGAATGGTTTTTGCGAGGCAAACACATCTGGTAACAACGGAGGGAGCAGGAAGAAACTATCTCTTGCCTTGCCTCCTCAATCTCAAAAGAAAGACTTGTGCGGTGAACAACTCACACATGAAGTTCCAGCTGCTTGCAAAGAAAACAAGAAGCCACATTCAATTGTAAAGAAGCTTTCTCTGGGGTTAAAGAAGCCATTGGTTAATGCAGCATCACTTAATAACAGCTTGGACTCTTCAAGTGTTCGATCTGCAAACAGTGACAACAATAGACTAAGGGGAAAGCTGTCCTTGAGACCTCTTGGAGAGTCACAGTTGAATGAAGTTAGCAAAGCAGAGGTACTTGCGCAAACTGAAATGAATCAGAATCAAGATGTGACAAGTTGGGGAGGAGAGTTTGAGAAGTCGGCCTCGGAAGAAGCAACAATGCCTGAATCCATTGTTGTTCTAGACAGCGAAGAAAGtggaggagaagaggaagaagcaaCAGTCTCTTCGAGGTCAAGATTATCACTGGCAAGGAGAGGAAGCCTCAAGTGTGGTAAACCTTGA